A window of the Actinobacillus genomosp. 1 genome harbors these coding sequences:
- the mukB gene encoding chromosome partition protein MukB produces MTDTNELFEDQTTALQNSAPIAPLANPQHTVSRGKFRSLTLINWNGFFARTFDLDELVTTLSGGNGAGKSTTMAGFVTALIPDLTLLNFRNTTEAGSTSSSRDKGLYGKLKAGVCYAVLESLNSRGQRVITGVRLQQVAGRDKKVDIRSFSLQNVPMSDSIISILTEQVGEKARVLPLADLKDKFDGSEVLFKQYHSITDYHSFMFDLGVIPKRLRSSADRSKFYKLIEASLYGGISSVITKSLRDYLLPENTGVRQAFQDMESALRENRMTLEAIKVTQSDRDMFKHLITESTNYVSADYMRNANERRGNVQIALEQRRAWYESKSKLELEQQRLIEFSREVADISENESGLEAEYNSANDHLNLVMNALRHQEKIERYQDEVAELNEKLEEQQIALEEVSEQVETAQVRADDADEQVEELRSQMADYQQALDAQQTRALQYQQAIAALEKAKQLCGLPHLDLHNVEDYHAEFAAQADDLTDQVFELEQRLSVSDMAKTQFEKAYELVCKISGGIDRSEAWNEARSLLTAFTDQKMQATQAVALRQKLADLEQRLHQQQNAERLLAEFNQKAQTQFETAEELESYFEQQQVRLEDVEAELAEFVEVRSTQRQQREQLNQQYNQLAKTAPAWHTAQSALARLEEQCGEKFEASQSVMQFMQNMLTKEREATLARDELARREAALDAQITRLSQPDGSDDVRLNQLAERFGGVLLSELYDDVSIDDAPYFSALYGEARHAIVVRDLESVKAQLEKLDDCPTDLYLIEGDPSAFDDAVFTAEELAEGVVVKVSDRQWRYSKFPEVPLFGRAAREKHLETLKAERDEVSEQHAERAFDVQKCQRLHQHLSQFVGTHLSLAFQPNPEEQMQEIAVERTEIERELNQAAGNEQQLRTQLDSAKAKLQMLNKILPLVSLLEDETLADRAEECRAQLDEAEEDEQFVRQFGNYLTQLEPIAASLKSDPAKFEQLEQDYQQAKAEQKQVQQKVFALSDVIQRRVHFSYEEAIGSEGSALTEQLRARLESAQREREQARDQLRQAQAQFTQYNQVLTGLRSSCDAKTQMLQELIREIDDLGVRGDIGAEERARARRDELQQRLSQQRSRKGYLDKQLGTIEAEIDNLTRTLRKAERDYHTQRELVVQAKVSWCLVLKLSRNSDVEKRLNRRELAYQSAEELRSISDKALGALRTAVADNEYLRDSLRASEDSRKPENKVAFFIAVYQHLRERIRQDIIKTDDPIDAIEQMEIELSRLTNELTSREKKLAISAESVANILRKTIQREQNRILQLNQGLQNIAFGQVKGVRLVVNIRDTHAILLNALSNGREEHKDLFDSQKLSFSEALAMLYKRVNPHIEMGQRTPQTIGEELLDYRNYLDLEVETFRGADGWMRAESSALSTGEAIGTGMSILLMVVQSWEEESRRMRAKDILPSRLLFLDEAARLDATSINTLFELCERLDMQLLIAAPENISPERGTTYKLVRKITNNQEYVHVVGLKGFGV; encoded by the coding sequence ATGACAGATACAAACGAATTATTTGAAGATCAAACCACTGCGTTGCAAAATTCTGCACCAATCGCACCGCTTGCCAATCCTCAACATACAGTGAGCCGTGGTAAATTCCGTTCGCTTACGTTAATTAACTGGAACGGTTTTTTTGCACGTACCTTCGATTTAGACGAGTTGGTGACCACGCTTTCGGGCGGTAATGGTGCGGGTAAATCCACCACAATGGCGGGTTTTGTGACCGCTTTGATCCCCGATCTTACCCTATTAAACTTCCGTAATACGACAGAAGCCGGTTCAACCTCGAGCTCTCGTGATAAAGGTTTATACGGGAAATTAAAAGCCGGTGTGTGTTATGCGGTATTAGAGTCGTTGAACTCTCGTGGACAACGTGTAATTACCGGTGTGCGGTTACAACAAGTGGCGGGGCGTGACAAAAAAGTGGATATTCGCTCGTTCTCGTTACAAAACGTGCCGATGAGTGATTCAATCATTAGTATACTGACTGAACAAGTTGGCGAAAAAGCACGTGTATTGCCGTTAGCGGATTTAAAAGACAAATTTGATGGTTCGGAAGTGCTATTCAAGCAATATCACTCGATTACCGATTATCACAGCTTTATGTTCGATTTAGGCGTGATTCCTAAACGTTTACGCTCCTCGGCGGATCGCAGCAAATTCTATAAATTAATCGAAGCGTCGCTTTACGGTGGTATTTCAAGCGTGATTACCAAATCGTTACGTGACTATTTATTACCGGAAAACACCGGCGTTCGCCAAGCGTTCCAAGATATGGAATCGGCATTACGTGAAAATCGTATGACGTTAGAAGCGATTAAGGTTACGCAATCTGATCGTGATATGTTTAAACACTTGATCACCGAATCGACTAACTACGTTTCTGCCGACTATATGCGCAATGCAAATGAGCGCCGTGGTAACGTACAAATTGCGTTAGAGCAACGCCGTGCGTGGTATGAATCAAAATCGAAACTTGAATTGGAACAGCAACGTTTAATCGAATTTAGCCGTGAAGTAGCGGATATTTCAGAAAACGAAAGTGGCTTAGAAGCGGAATACAATTCAGCGAACGATCACTTAAATTTAGTGATGAATGCGCTTCGTCACCAAGAAAAAATCGAACGTTATCAAGATGAAGTCGCGGAACTCAATGAAAAGTTAGAAGAGCAACAAATTGCGTTGGAAGAAGTTTCCGAACAAGTGGAAACTGCGCAAGTAAGAGCGGATGATGCTGATGAGCAAGTGGAAGAATTACGCTCACAGATGGCGGATTATCAGCAAGCGTTGGATGCGCAGCAAACACGTGCATTGCAATATCAACAAGCGATTGCCGCATTAGAAAAAGCGAAACAACTTTGTGGCTTACCACATTTAGATCTCCATAATGTGGAAGATTATCATGCCGAGTTTGCCGCACAAGCGGACGATTTAACCGATCAAGTTTTCGAACTGGAACAACGTTTATCCGTTTCGGATATGGCGAAAACGCAGTTTGAAAAAGCTTATGAATTAGTTTGCAAAATTTCCGGTGGAATTGACCGCTCTGAAGCGTGGAATGAAGCGAGAAGTTTGCTGACAGCGTTTACCGATCAAAAAATGCAGGCAACACAAGCGGTCGCTTTACGCCAAAAACTTGCAGATTTAGAACAACGGTTACATCAACAACAAAATGCGGAACGCCTATTAGCTGAATTTAACCAAAAAGCACAAACGCAATTTGAAACCGCGGAAGAATTAGAGAGCTATTTCGAACAGCAACAGGTACGTCTTGAAGATGTGGAAGCGGAATTAGCGGAATTTGTTGAAGTGCGTTCGACGCAGCGTCAGCAACGTGAACAGCTTAATCAGCAATATAATCAACTGGCGAAAACCGCACCGGCATGGCATACGGCACAATCCGCATTAGCACGTTTAGAAGAGCAATGTGGTGAAAAATTTGAAGCCAGCCAATCGGTAATGCAGTTTATGCAAAATATGCTGACCAAAGAGCGTGAAGCCACTTTAGCACGTGATGAATTAGCACGCCGAGAAGCTGCGTTAGACGCACAGATTACTCGTTTAAGTCAGCCGGACGGTTCGGACGATGTTCGCTTAAATCAATTGGCGGAACGTTTTGGCGGCGTATTACTTTCTGAATTATATGATGATGTATCGATTGATGATGCACCGTATTTCTCAGCACTTTACGGTGAAGCTCGTCATGCAATTGTGGTACGTGATTTAGAAAGCGTTAAAGCACAATTAGAAAAATTAGACGATTGCCCGACCGATCTTTATTTGATCGAAGGTGACCCGTCAGCATTTGATGATGCGGTATTTACTGCAGAAGAATTGGCCGAAGGTGTGGTGGTCAAAGTATCTGATCGCCAATGGCGTTATTCTAAGTTCCCAGAAGTGCCGTTATTTGGACGTGCAGCACGTGAGAAACATTTAGAAACGTTAAAAGCCGAGCGTGATGAAGTGAGCGAACAACATGCGGAACGTGCCTTTGACGTGCAAAAATGTCAGCGTTTACATCAGCATTTAAGCCAATTTGTCGGTACGCATTTAAGTTTAGCCTTCCAGCCGAATCCGGAAGAGCAAATGCAAGAAATTGCGGTGGAACGTACTGAAATCGAACGTGAACTTAACCAAGCAGCAGGCAACGAACAGCAATTGCGTACTCAATTAGATTCAGCAAAAGCGAAATTGCAAATGTTGAATAAAATTCTACCGCTTGTTAGCTTGTTAGAAGACGAAACCTTAGCGGATCGTGCGGAAGAATGTCGTGCACAGTTAGATGAAGCGGAAGAAGATGAACAGTTTGTTCGCCAATTCGGTAATTACTTAACTCAATTAGAACCGATTGCTGCGAGCTTGAAGAGCGATCCGGCGAAGTTTGAGCAGTTGGAGCAAGATTACCAACAAGCTAAAGCGGAGCAAAAACAAGTTCAACAAAAAGTTTTTGCACTGTCTGATGTGATTCAACGTCGTGTGCATTTTAGCTATGAAGAAGCGATCGGTTCGGAAGGATCTGCATTAACCGAACAATTACGAGCTCGTTTAGAGAGCGCACAACGTGAACGTGAGCAAGCTCGTGATCAATTACGTCAAGCACAAGCGCAATTTACTCAATACAACCAAGTTTTAACCGGTTTACGCAGTTCGTGTGATGCGAAAACACAGATGTTGCAAGAGCTGATTCGTGAAATTGATGACTTAGGCGTACGTGGTGATATCGGTGCGGAAGAGCGTGCAAGAGCCCGCCGTGACGAATTACAACAACGTTTAAGTCAACAACGTTCTCGTAAAGGTTATCTAGATAAACAATTAGGTACGATTGAAGCGGAAATTGATAATTTAACTCGTACGCTACGTAAAGCGGAACGTGATTACCACACACAACGTGAGTTAGTGGTGCAAGCGAAAGTCAGCTGGTGTTTGGTACTTAAACTTTCACGTAATAGCGATGTAGAAAAACGCTTAAATCGCCGTGAATTAGCCTATCAATCGGCGGAAGAATTACGTTCGATTTCCGATAAAGCGTTAGGTGCTTTACGTACCGCTGTGGCGGATAACGAATATCTCCGTGACAGCCTACGAGCTTCGGAAGATAGCCGTAAGCCGGAAAATAAAGTGGCGTTCTTTATTGCGGTTTATCAGCACTTACGTGAGCGTATTCGTCAGGATATTATCAAAACCGATGATCCGATTGATGCGATTGAACAAATGGAAATCGAGTTATCTCGTTTAACTAACGAATTAACCAGCCGTGAGAAAAAATTAGCAATCAGTGCGGAATCTGTGGCAAATATCTTGCGTAAAACGATTCAACGTGAGCAAAACCGTATCTTACAGCTTAACCAAGGGCTACAAAATATTGCCTTCGGTCAGGTGAAAGGCGTTCGCTTAGTAGTGAATATTCGTGATACGCACGCAATCCTACTTAACGCATTGAGCAATGGCAGAGAAGAGCATAAAGATTTATTCGACAGCCAAAAACTCAGCTTCTCAGAAGCGTTGGCAATGTTGTATAAACGTGTGAATCCGCATATTGAAATGGGACAACGTACGCCACAAACGATCGGTGAAGAGTTATTGGATTACCGTAACTATTTAGATCTTGAAGTGGAAACCTTCCGTGGCGCAGACGGTTGGATGCGTGCGGAAAGTAGTGCGCTTTCAACCGGTGAAGCGATCGGTACCGGTATGTCCATCCTGTTAATGGTGGTACAAAGCTGGGAAGAAGAGTCTCGCCGTATGCGTGCGAAAGATATTTTACCGAGCCGCTTATTATTCCTTGATGAAGCGGCACGTTTGGATGCAACTTCAATCAATACTTTGTTTGAATTGTGCGAACGTTTAGATATGCAGTTATTGATTGCCGCACCGGAAAATATCAGCCCGGAACGTGGTACGACTTATAAATTGGTGCGTAAAATCACCAATAACCAAGAGTATGTACACGTGGTCGGATTGAAAGGGTTTGGAGTTTAA
- a CDS encoding AAA family ATPase, whose product MKIQELILNDVGGIKSAKIKFNEEMNIICGPNGIGKTTILNSLTHAFISHYNYSKLKKRVNATEHGCFKIVINNNEEIISKEFQIDSYDPARVLCGKYDDSDLRKKCIFIGVSRIFDYKALDALKKDDRPGESCLSQNIANGIPLNNMKDWFANRCLLVGTPDALTENNKKNLEIAKNSFSIFNPDYSYARADGKTFDIFVKTPNGEIWYEYLSSGFKSCLSIVFGIIKEIETRMEDAQCLVSEFDGVVLIDELELHLHPEWQSKIEIALQEIFPQVQFIVTTHSPHIVQSAKGDQIIALAADDEGITYVRELPNSKYGYLGWTLDEVLQDVMGMKSTQSEFLTEILSKFNAAIDSEQLDDAKENFEILNKMLHPKNPLRKMVNIDYKSIGGVIND is encoded by the coding sequence ATGAAAATCCAAGAGCTTATCTTAAATGATGTCGGCGGAATAAAATCCGCCAAAATTAAATTTAATGAAGAAATGAATATTATTTGTGGACCTAATGGAATAGGAAAGACAACTATTTTAAATTCATTAACTCATGCATTTATTTCTCATTATAATTATTCAAAATTAAAGAAAAGAGTAAATGCTACAGAACATGGATGCTTTAAAATAGTCATAAACAATAATGAAGAAATAATATCAAAAGAATTTCAAATTGATTCCTATGATCCAGCAAGAGTTCTATGTGGTAAGTATGATGATTCAGACTTAAGAAAAAAATGTATATTTATTGGCGTATCTAGAATTTTTGATTATAAAGCATTAGATGCTTTAAAAAAGGATGATAGACCTGGAGAGAGCTGTTTGAGTCAAAATATCGCAAATGGAATTCCTTTAAATAATATGAAGGATTGGTTTGCTAATCGTTGTTTATTAGTTGGAACACCCGATGCTTTAACTGAAAATAATAAGAAAAATTTAGAAATTGCGAAAAATAGTTTTTCAATTTTTAATCCTGATTACTCTTATGCAAGAGCTGATGGTAAAACATTTGATATTTTTGTAAAAACTCCAAATGGTGAAATTTGGTATGAGTATTTATCATCAGGGTTTAAATCTTGTTTGAGTATTGTATTCGGTATTATTAAAGAAATAGAAACCAGAATGGAAGATGCCCAGTGTTTAGTTAGTGAATTTGATGGGGTGGTTCTTATTGATGAATTGGAACTTCATCTTCATCCTGAATGGCAATCAAAAATTGAAATTGCTTTGCAAGAGATTTTTCCTCAAGTACAGTTTATTGTGACTACACATAGTCCTCATATTGTCCAAAGTGCAAAAGGAGATCAAATTATTGCCCTAGCTGCTGATGATGAGGGCATTACTTATGTACGAGAATTGCCTAATTCAAAATATGGCTATTTAGGTTGGACACTTGATGAAGTGCTACAAGATGTTATGGGTATGAAATCTACACAAAGTGAATTTCTAACAGAGATCTTATCAAAATTTAATGCGGCAATTGATTCTGAACAGCTAGATGATGCTAAAGAAAACTTTGAAATTCTAAATAAAATGCTTCATCCGAAAAATCCATTAAGAAAAATGGTTAATATTGATTATAAATCAATAGGTGGTGTAATTAATGATTAA
- a CDS encoding HNH endonuclease translates to MIKLQRCEAPVYLTPEKVKELTAKFKSDKSNVWNHVEIKTSLLSFSHNKCAYCEAKLGEQSSYMEVEHFKDKKDYPDDVVNWTNLLPSCKHCNGSKSDHDVVSEPIMNPCDMLPQDHIYLHNYRILPKTEIGKMTISVLDLNNSEHLVLPRCRVGNGLINRLEGVLSSLDDYIISNQESKKRAVLRTLKAILEECQENALYSAVSATIVHGSSEYCEIFSKMRERNLWDEDFENLHNSSKMLCLCH, encoded by the coding sequence ATGATTAAGTTGCAGCGATGTGAAGCACCAGTTTATTTAACGCCAGAAAAAGTAAAAGAGCTAACAGCTAAGTTTAAATCAGATAAGTCAAATGTATGGAATCATGTAGAGATTAAAACGAGCCTACTTTCCTTTTCTCACAATAAATGTGCTTATTGTGAAGCAAAACTTGGCGAACAAAGTTCTTATATGGAAGTAGAACATTTTAAGGATAAAAAAGATTATCCTGATGATGTCGTTAATTGGACTAACTTATTACCTTCTTGTAAACATTGTAATGGCTCGAAATCTGATCATGATGTGGTTTCTGAACCTATTATGAACCCCTGTGATATGTTGCCACAAGACCATATTTATTTACACAATTATCGAATCCTACCTAAAACTGAAATTGGAAAAATGACAATTTCAGTTTTAGACTTGAATAATAGTGAACATTTAGTTCTTCCTAGATGTAGAGTTGGTAATGGGTTAATAAATCGATTAGAAGGCGTACTATCATCACTAGATGATTATATTATCTCTAATCAAGAATCTAAAAAACGGGCAGTATTAAGAACACTCAAAGCTATCTTGGAAGAGTGTCAGGAAAATGCCTTATATTCAGCAGTTTCTGCTACGATCGTTCATGGAAGTTCGGAATATTGTGAAATTTTTTCAAAAATGCGAGAAAGAAATCTTTGGGATGAAGATTTTGAAAATCTACATAATTCTTCAAAAATGCTGTGCTTATGTCATTAA
- a CDS encoding sugar transporter — translation MITRKEHRKLSFLRVFAFSLSAFIFNTTEFIPVALLSDIAESFEMETATTGLMITAYAWVVFLASLPFMLLTAKVERKRLLLVLFTVFIIGHVISYFATNFTVLLVSRMGIALTHAIFWSITASLVIRVAPKDKKQQALGLLALGSSLAMILGLPLGRMIGQAFGWRETFALIGIIALGIMLIMWKLLPHLPSKNSGSLASLPILIKRPMLIGIYLLTVVVISGHFTGYSYIEPFMVKISQMSEQTGTAILLVFGLAGVAASFLFGRLYPKAPKKFIIVNMALIMLMQLCLLPLSDHIAAMFGIVFIWGIGITAMSIALQMQVLDLAPDATDVATAIYSGIYNVGIGGGALIGSQVIQHIGLPYIGLIGGGLAAIAILWFLFISLRYRVIK, via the coding sequence ATGATAACCAGAAAAGAGCATCGCAAACTTTCGTTTTTGCGAGTGTTTGCATTTTCGTTATCCGCATTTATTTTTAATACCACGGAATTCATTCCGGTTGCGTTACTCTCGGATATTGCGGAGAGTTTTGAGATGGAAACGGCAACAACCGGCTTAATGATTACCGCCTATGCGTGGGTGGTGTTTCTCGCTTCGTTACCTTTTATGCTGCTTACCGCAAAAGTAGAACGAAAGCGTTTGTTGCTCGTGTTGTTTACCGTATTTATTATCGGTCATGTTATTTCTTATTTTGCAACCAATTTTACTGTTTTACTAGTTTCTCGGATGGGAATTGCATTAACACATGCTATTTTCTGGTCCATAACCGCTTCATTGGTAATTCGTGTTGCGCCTAAAGATAAAAAGCAGCAAGCATTGGGGTTATTAGCGTTAGGTAGCTCATTAGCGATGATTCTTGGTCTGCCGTTAGGGCGAATGATCGGGCAAGCGTTCGGCTGGCGTGAAACGTTTGCCCTGATTGGCATTATTGCGTTGGGTATTATGCTGATTATGTGGAAATTATTACCGCATTTACCAAGTAAAAATTCGGGTTCATTAGCCAGCTTGCCGATTTTAATTAAGCGTCCGATGTTAATCGGTATCTATTTGCTCACGGTGGTCGTGATCTCCGGGCATTTTACCGGCTATAGTTATATTGAACCGTTTATGGTGAAGATCAGCCAAATGAGCGAGCAAACCGGCACGGCAATTTTATTAGTATTCGGCTTAGCGGGAGTGGCGGCAAGTTTCTTATTCGGGCGATTATATCCGAAAGCGCCGAAGAAATTTATTATCGTAAATATGGCTCTCATTATGCTAATGCAGCTGTGTTTATTACCATTGAGCGATCATATTGCGGCAATGTTCGGCATTGTGTTTATTTGGGGGATTGGCATCACCGCCATGAGTATCGCATTGCAAATGCAAGTGTTGGATCTCGCACCGGATGCAACCGATGTGGCAACAGCAATTTATTCAGGTATTTATAATGTCGGGATTGGTGGCGGCGCATTAATCGGTAGTCAAGTGATTCAGCATATCGGCTTGCCTTATATCGGATTGATTGGCGGTGGATTAGCGGCGATTGCGATCTTGTGGTTTTTATTTATTTCGTTACGCTATCGAGTTATAAAATAA
- a CDS encoding DUF3413 domain-containing protein has translation MLYQLRQLLPSNSLQYREETSQRITWGHWFALFNVVLALLIASRYAFNADWPNTLSGKLYFFASLFGHFSFIVFAVYLLLLFPLSFLIKNDRTFRGLSVILATIGQTVLLLDTEVFKQFYLHLSPLVWDLLVNPDQGELTRQWQLLFVPMPLILLAEMLYSRWCWQKLRSFNRQTWGKYVAYFFLSCFTATHLIYAWADMTLYRPITAQKANYPLSHPMTARTFLQKHGLIDQAELQQEIEESGRLDSFYLNYPKHTLTFTQKPTTNLLFINLSGLNNEAISGENMPTLTEISQKSHRFMQHYSSGDSSASGVLGLFYSLSGKYLDAVLGNKETSPLLLAFKQSGYQLGLFSHNGFADPIYHQGVFAGILLPESQNNLDAIAQWKQWITQRTLHTPFFSYLDLAMPAANDYAQQTKLLDWQLKEIWTQLESNALLANTLVIITADQALPSDKQSENSFAKQHIQVPMMMYWQGEGKQYDFLSSHVDILPTLLNQFFKIKNPLSDYAQGIDLTTQNKRLWLLASNHKWDVAIMPDGEQYHIDKRGHFENFNAQGEKVKSERPPLALFLHMIQQSNQFVEK, from the coding sequence ATGTTATATCAATTACGCCAACTGCTACCGTCAAACTCTCTCCAATACCGTGAAGAAACTTCACAGCGTATTACTTGGGGACATTGGTTCGCACTTTTTAATGTAGTGCTGGCGTTATTGATTGCCTCTCGATATGCGTTTAATGCCGACTGGCCTAATACGCTTTCAGGGAAACTCTACTTTTTTGCCAGTTTATTCGGGCATTTTAGTTTTATTGTTTTTGCCGTTTATCTACTGTTACTTTTTCCCCTCAGTTTTTTAATTAAAAACGATCGTACTTTTCGCGGACTTTCCGTTATTTTAGCGACTATAGGTCAGACTGTTTTACTGCTAGATACGGAAGTTTTTAAACAGTTTTATTTACATTTATCACCACTTGTATGGGATTTACTGGTAAACCCTGATCAAGGTGAATTAACTCGTCAGTGGCAATTACTTTTTGTTCCTATGCCGCTAATTTTATTAGCGGAAATGCTCTATTCTCGTTGGTGCTGGCAAAAACTCCGTAGTTTTAACCGCCAGACATGGGGAAAATACGTTGCTTATTTTTTCCTTAGTTGCTTTACCGCCACTCACTTAATTTATGCTTGGGCGGATATGACGTTATATCGTCCGATCACCGCACAGAAAGCCAATTATCCGCTTTCTCATCCGATGACCGCTCGAACCTTTTTGCAAAAACACGGGTTGATCGATCAAGCCGAATTACAACAAGAAATTGAAGAAAGCGGCCGTTTAGACAGTTTTTATTTAAATTATCCGAAACATACTTTAACCTTTACGCAGAAACCGACAACCAACTTATTGTTTATTAATTTATCCGGTTTAAATAATGAGGCTATTTCCGGTGAAAATATGCCGACATTGACCGAGATCAGTCAAAAATCTCATCGTTTTATGCAGCATTACTCAAGCGGAGATTCTTCGGCAAGCGGCGTATTAGGTTTATTTTATAGTTTAAGCGGCAAGTATCTGGATGCGGTATTAGGTAATAAAGAGACGTCCCCGCTTTTACTTGCATTTAAACAATCCGGCTACCAATTAGGATTATTCTCTCATAACGGCTTTGCGGACCCTATTTATCACCAAGGTGTGTTTGCCGGTATATTACTACCTGAATCTCAGAATAATTTAGATGCAATTGCACAATGGAAACAATGGATTACGCAACGTACATTACATACGCCGTTCTTTAGCTATTTAGATTTAGCTATGCCTGCCGCCAATGATTATGCACAACAAACAAAATTACTTGATTGGCAATTAAAAGAAATTTGGACACAGCTCGAATCGAATGCATTACTCGCAAATACATTAGTGATTATTACGGCGGATCAAGCGCTTCCGTCCGATAAACAAAGTGAAAATAGTTTTGCCAAACAACATATCCAAGTACCGATGATGATGTATTGGCAGGGCGAAGGCAAACAGTATGATTTTTTATCAAGCCATGTAGATATATTACCTACGTTACTTAATCAATTCTTTAAAATAAAGAACCCACTTAGCGATTATGCACAAGGTATTGATTTAACGACACAAAATAAACGTTTATGGCTATTGGCATCAAATCATAAATGGGATGTAGCTATTATGCCGGACGGCGAGCAATATCACATTGATAAACGAGGACACTTTGAGAATTTTAATGCGCAAGGCGAAAAAGTAAAAAGTGAACGTCCGCCGCTCGCACTCTTCTTACATATGATTCAACAAAGTAATCAATTTGTTGAGAAATAG
- a CDS encoding YejL family protein, whose amino-acid sequence MATQSKYQSKQFDALSGDLIAILEKHKAPVDLSLMALGNMVTNILLENVQTEAQRLALAEAFSNALKNSLKTK is encoded by the coding sequence ATGGCTACTCAATCAAAATATCAAAGCAAACAATTCGATGCGTTATCCGGCGATTTAATCGCAATCCTTGAAAAACATAAAGCTCCGGTAGATTTATCTTTAATGGCATTGGGTAATATGGTCACGAATATTTTATTAGAAAACGTGCAAACCGAGGCTCAACGTCTTGCCCTTGCAGAGGCATTTTCAAACGCACTTAAAAATTCACTAAAAACCAAATAA
- a CDS encoding TetR/AcrR family transcriptional regulator codes for MSKKEKLNDMAQQILSAAELLIAKEGLQNLSMRKIAGEAGIATGTLYLYFKTKDELLNCLAEQLHERYYRYVNIKFNPSTPFFEQYREIWNKKRHFLTDNPIIAANLSQYQAMLGFNSILCRIMNDPEFIWNQFVEEGKKQGVIIPLPNDLLYCMSIGVATDIAYLEQVKQESVSTEFFEETILRTWKAIAC; via the coding sequence ATGTCGAAGAAAGAGAAGCTGAATGATATGGCGCAGCAGATTTTATCAGCAGCGGAGTTACTCATTGCAAAGGAAGGTTTACAAAATCTATCAATGAGGAAAATCGCCGGCGAAGCCGGGATAGCGACAGGCACGCTGTATCTCTATTTTAAAACGAAAGATGAGTTACTGAATTGTTTGGCGGAACAGCTCCATGAACGATATTATCGTTATGTGAATATTAAGTTTAATCCGAGCACCCCGTTTTTTGAACAATATCGAGAGATTTGGAATAAAAAGAGGCATTTTCTTACGGATAATCCCATTATTGCGGCAAATTTATCTCAGTATCAAGCGATGCTAGGTTTTAATAGTATTTTGTGCAGAATCATGAATGATCCCGAATTTATTTGGAATCAGTTTGTTGAGGAAGGGAAAAAGCAAGGTGTAATTATACCGCTTCCTAACGATTTACTTTATTGTATGAGTATCGGGGTCGCTACGGATATTGCTTATTTAGAACAGGTTAAGCAAGAATCCGTATCAACTGAATTTTTCGAGGAAACTATATTACGGACTTGGAAAGCGATTGCTTGCTAA